The following are encoded in a window of Arthrobacter sp. OAP107 genomic DNA:
- a CDS encoding MFS transporter, translating into MPVGLIALALGGFGIGLTEFVIMGLLPEVATDFRVSEASAGWFISGYALAVVVGALGLTAVVSRFQRKPVLAMLLVLFIAGNLLSAIAPDYWAMMAGRVVAALAHGAFFGIGAVVAAGMVPPTKKAAAIAIMFTGLTAANVLGVPLDTLLGQAAGWRSTFWAITGIGVLALAGILALVPNAGAGDTANGGLRSELRAFRSAQVWLSILVTILGYGGMFGAFTYIAFTLTEVSGFAASTVPWLLIVFGVGLFIGNTLGGRAADRDVDRTLLAVLSVLVVVLVVFALGAGNQVLTIASLLLLGGFGFATVPGLQMRVMKHAAKAPTLASGANIGAFNVGHALGAWLGGVTITAGLGYTSPIWAGAAITLLGLAVMACAAARAKAAARRAPAADATAASAASSSPTGVETEAAGSVNAEPADVGPVTVR; encoded by the coding sequence ATGCCTGTTGGCCTGATAGCCCTGGCCCTCGGCGGGTTCGGCATCGGACTCACCGAATTCGTCATCATGGGGCTGCTCCCCGAGGTGGCCACGGATTTCCGGGTGAGCGAAGCCTCCGCCGGCTGGTTCATCTCCGGCTATGCCCTCGCCGTCGTGGTGGGCGCGCTGGGACTTACCGCTGTGGTTTCCCGCTTCCAGCGCAAGCCCGTGCTGGCCATGCTGCTGGTGCTCTTCATCGCCGGCAATCTGCTGTCCGCGATTGCCCCTGACTACTGGGCGATGATGGCTGGCCGGGTGGTTGCTGCCCTCGCGCACGGTGCCTTCTTCGGCATCGGCGCGGTGGTGGCTGCGGGGATGGTCCCGCCAACCAAGAAGGCCGCCGCCATCGCCATCATGTTCACCGGCCTCACGGCTGCCAATGTCCTGGGCGTTCCGCTCGACACGCTGCTGGGTCAGGCAGCAGGCTGGCGTTCCACCTTCTGGGCCATCACTGGCATCGGAGTGCTGGCGCTCGCCGGCATCCTGGCCCTGGTGCCCAACGCGGGGGCCGGTGATACCGCAAACGGTGGGCTGCGCAGCGAATTGCGCGCCTTCCGCTCCGCCCAGGTGTGGCTGTCCATCCTGGTGACCATCCTCGGCTATGGCGGCATGTTCGGCGCGTTCACGTACATTGCCTTCACCCTTACCGAGGTTTCCGGATTCGCCGCCTCCACGGTTCCGTGGCTGCTGATTGTCTTCGGCGTGGGCCTGTTTATCGGCAACACCCTCGGCGGCCGGGCGGCCGACCGCGACGTCGACCGCACCCTGCTCGCCGTGCTCTCAGTCCTCGTGGTCGTGCTGGTGGTTTTCGCTCTGGGCGCGGGCAACCAGGTTCTCACCATCGCCTCTTTGCTGCTGCTGGGCGGTTTCGGGTTCGCCACGGTGCCCGGGCTGCAGATGCGCGTCATGAAGCACGCGGCCAAGGCGCCCACGCTGGCATCCGGAGCCAACATCGGCGCGTTCAATGTGGGCCACGCGCTGGGCGCCTGGCTCGGCGGCGTGACCATCACCGCCGGCCTGGGCTACACCTCGCCCATCTGGGCGGGGGCCGCGATCACCCTGCTGGGCCTGGCGGTGATGGCCTGCGCCGCCGCCCGTGCCAAGGCAGCTGCCCGCCGGGCTCCGGCCGCAGATGCAACCGCCGCGTCCGCAGCCAGTTCGTCCCCAACGGGCGTGGAGACGGAAGCGGCCGGTTCAGTCAATGCCGAACCGGCCGACGTCGGACCCGTTACCGTCCGTTAG
- a CDS encoding sugar porter family MFS transporter has translation MTAAPSGKADLKHNRALRTVTIISTFGGLLFGYDTGVINGALPYMQEDLGLTPLAEGMVTSSLLFGAAFGALFGGRLADRNGRRKMIMVLAVIFLIGTLSCTLAPGTEFMVAARFILGLAVGGASVTVPVYLAEVSPSARRGRIVTQNELMIVTGQLLAFIFNAYLGNTFGEAGGIWRWMLVIATLPAVALWIGMAFMPESPRWLASMGSFGEALGVLQRIRSRTDATAEFEEVKAMAVEDYKSKMGSWKDLQVPWLRRIFFVGVGLAVIQQITGVNSIMYYGTQILADAGFGREAALSANIANGVISVLATFAGIWLLGKVGRRRMLITGQVGTTTALLLIGLFSLALPEGTGRGYVILALTVTFLAFQQGAISPVTWLMLSEIFPLKLRGLGMGASAFVLWTVNFLIGFGFPQLLAAIGISNTFFVFAVLGVVAILFAAKYVPETKDKSLEDVEHYFKHQAGVPADAETDAAQKTDAGTRVH, from the coding sequence ATGACGGCGGCGCCTTCTGGGAAGGCTGACTTAAAACACAACAGGGCACTGCGCACCGTCACCATCATCTCCACCTTCGGCGGCCTGCTGTTCGGCTATGACACCGGCGTCATCAATGGCGCCCTGCCCTACATGCAGGAGGACCTGGGCCTCACCCCGCTGGCCGAGGGCATGGTGACGTCGTCCCTGCTGTTCGGCGCCGCCTTCGGTGCCCTTTTCGGCGGCAGGCTGGCCGACCGGAACGGCCGCCGCAAGATGATCATGGTCCTTGCCGTCATCTTCCTCATCGGCACGCTGTCCTGCACCCTGGCACCCGGCACCGAGTTCATGGTGGCGGCCCGCTTCATCCTGGGCCTGGCCGTGGGCGGGGCGTCCGTGACGGTGCCGGTGTACCTTGCGGAGGTGTCGCCGTCGGCCCGGCGCGGACGGATCGTGACGCAGAACGAGCTCATGATCGTCACGGGTCAGCTGCTCGCCTTCATCTTCAACGCCTACCTCGGCAACACCTTCGGCGAGGCCGGAGGCATCTGGCGCTGGATGCTGGTTATCGCCACGCTGCCGGCCGTCGCCCTGTGGATCGGCATGGCCTTCATGCCCGAGAGCCCGCGCTGGCTCGCCTCCATGGGCAGCTTCGGCGAGGCGCTCGGCGTGCTCCAGCGCATCCGCTCCAGGACTGATGCCACAGCGGAATTCGAAGAAGTCAAAGCCATGGCCGTGGAGGACTACAAGTCCAAGATGGGGTCCTGGAAGGACCTGCAGGTTCCCTGGCTGCGGCGGATCTTCTTCGTCGGCGTCGGCCTTGCGGTGATCCAGCAGATCACCGGCGTGAACTCGATCATGTATTACGGCACGCAGATCCTGGCGGATGCCGGCTTCGGCCGGGAAGCGGCCCTCAGCGCCAACATCGCCAACGGCGTAATCTCCGTGCTGGCCACCTTCGCGGGCATCTGGCTCCTCGGCAAGGTGGGGCGCCGCCGTATGCTCATCACCGGGCAGGTGGGCACCACCACGGCGCTGCTCCTCATCGGCCTGTTCTCGCTGGCCTTGCCCGAGGGCACCGGCCGCGGCTACGTGATCCTGGCCCTGACCGTGACGTTCCTCGCGTTCCAGCAGGGGGCCATTTCGCCGGTCACGTGGCTCATGCTCTCGGAGATCTTCCCGCTGAAGCTGCGCGGCCTGGGCATGGGCGCATCAGCCTTCGTGCTCTGGACCGTGAACTTCCTGATCGGCTTCGGCTTCCCGCAGCTGCTCGCGGCCATCGGCATCTCCAACACGTTCTTCGTGTTCGCCGTCCTGGGTGTGGTCGCGATCCTGTTCGCGGCGAAGTACGTTCCCGAAACCAAGGACAAGAGCCTCGAGGACGTGGAGCACTACTTCAAGCACCAAGCCGGCGTCCCCGCGGACGCCGAGACCGACGCCGCACAAAAGACCGACGCGGGAACCCGGGTGCACTAA
- a CDS encoding Gfo/Idh/MocA family oxidoreductase codes for MTETLRVAVIGAGRMGADHIQRLSKRIHGAEVAAVVDVDLARAQAAIEGIPGAVALADADEALNNGDVNAVLIATPGFLHEEILLKAIEKDLPILCEKPLTPDAESSWKVVQAEVKLGRKRIQVGFMRRFDAEYAALGSVIRDGELGELLMLHHQHRNPSTPAGFTNEMLINDSVVHEFDAIRFFTGEEITSVQVRLGKATKNAPAGQHDPQHVLIETESGVLADVEIYVNAKFGYEVATQASFEDGIVSIGGDSGPYLRSNGRWGGKVTPGFEERFGAAYDVEIQAWVDAALRGEIGGPSAWDGYATAACCEAGVEAQKNGEKVAVKLNAKPALYS; via the coding sequence ATGACTGAAACCCTTCGCGTCGCCGTTATCGGCGCCGGCCGCATGGGCGCGGACCACATCCAGCGCCTCAGCAAGCGCATCCACGGCGCTGAAGTTGCCGCCGTCGTCGACGTTGACCTGGCCCGCGCCCAGGCCGCCATCGAAGGCATTCCCGGGGCCGTTGCCCTGGCCGACGCCGACGAGGCGCTGAACAATGGCGACGTCAACGCCGTCCTCATCGCCACGCCGGGCTTCCTGCACGAGGAGATCCTGCTCAAGGCCATCGAGAAGGACCTTCCCATCCTGTGCGAGAAGCCGCTGACGCCGGACGCCGAATCGTCGTGGAAGGTGGTCCAGGCGGAGGTAAAGCTGGGCCGCAAGCGCATCCAGGTGGGCTTCATGCGCCGCTTCGACGCCGAATACGCCGCACTGGGCTCTGTCATCCGCGACGGCGAACTGGGCGAACTGCTGATGCTGCACCACCAGCACCGCAACCCGAGCACCCCGGCGGGCTTCACCAACGAGATGCTGATCAACGACTCCGTGGTCCACGAGTTTGACGCCATCCGCTTCTTCACGGGTGAAGAGATCACCTCCGTCCAGGTCCGCCTCGGCAAGGCAACCAAAAACGCCCCCGCGGGCCAGCACGACCCCCAGCACGTCCTGATCGAAACCGAGTCCGGGGTCCTGGCCGACGTCGAAATCTACGTGAACGCCAAGTTCGGCTACGAAGTGGCCACCCAGGCCTCCTTCGAGGACGGCATCGTCAGCATCGGCGGCGACAGCGGCCCATACCTGCGCAGCAACGGCCGCTGGGGCGGAAAGGTCACGCCCGGCTTCGAGGAGCGCTTTGGCGCCGCGTACGACGTCGAAATCCAGGCTTGGGTGGACGCCGCGCTCCGTGGCGAAATCGGCGGACCCAGCGCCTGGGACGGCTACGCAACGGCCGCGTGCTGCGAAGCCGGCGTGGAGGCGCAGAAGAACGGCGAGAAGGTCGCCGTGAAGCTGAACGCCAAGCCCGCCCTGTACAGCTAG
- the iolB gene encoding 5-deoxy-glucuronate isomerase, whose protein sequence is MAEWVYPLGSAAEGCWDVSLGTSDSKLAVEGWEHTGLKVATLAPGAVVELPPAAEERIVIPLSGAFTASVHGLDYPLAGRASVFSGPTDVLYTGTDKAVTVTSSDGGRVAIATAPARVQYPTRLITAAETPVELRGAGNCSRQVHNFGTPAALEADRFIVCEVLTPAGNWSSYPPHKHDEEKEGETRLEEIYYFETRVAAGPGSNGPGENADAIGYQRVYASDHRPIDVSAEVRTGDVVLVPYGWHGPAMAAPGYDMYYLNVMAGPGRVRDWLISDDPHHGWVRQTWDSQNLDPRLPFGA, encoded by the coding sequence ATGGCCGAATGGGTATACCCCCTGGGCAGTGCAGCCGAAGGCTGCTGGGACGTTTCGCTGGGAACGTCCGACTCGAAACTTGCCGTGGAAGGCTGGGAACACACGGGACTGAAGGTGGCCACGTTGGCCCCGGGCGCCGTCGTCGAACTCCCGCCCGCGGCCGAAGAACGAATTGTCATCCCGCTCAGCGGGGCGTTCACGGCCAGCGTGCACGGGCTTGACTACCCCCTGGCCGGGCGGGCCAGCGTGTTCAGCGGACCCACAGACGTGCTGTACACCGGGACAGACAAGGCGGTGACCGTCACATCGTCCGACGGCGGCCGGGTTGCCATTGCGACGGCGCCCGCCAGAGTCCAGTACCCCACCCGCCTGATCACGGCGGCAGAGACGCCGGTGGAGTTGCGCGGAGCCGGTAACTGCTCGCGCCAGGTCCACAATTTCGGCACCCCCGCCGCGCTGGAAGCCGACCGCTTCATCGTCTGCGAGGTCCTCACTCCCGCCGGCAACTGGTCCTCCTACCCTCCCCACAAGCACGACGAGGAGAAGGAGGGCGAGACCCGGCTCGAGGAGATCTACTACTTTGAGACGCGGGTGGCTGCCGGCCCGGGTTCCAACGGCCCGGGCGAGAATGCGGACGCCATCGGCTACCAGCGCGTCTACGCCTCCGACCACCGGCCCATCGACGTATCGGCCGAGGTCCGCACGGGCGACGTGGTCCTGGTGCCCTACGGCTGGCACGGCCCGGCGATGGCCGCCCCCGGCTACGACATGTACTACCTCAACGTCATGGCCGGCCCCGGCCGCGTACGCGACTGGCTCATCAGCGACGACCCGCATCACGGCTGGGTGCGCCAGACCTGGGACAGCCAGAACCTTGACCCCCGGCTGCCGTTCGGGGCATAG
- a CDS encoding MarR family transcriptional regulator → MGIKDDAVEVRAQGWRTLAALHGLIEAELERSLQGQAQLSVVEYTVLDALSRQDGWHMRMQQLARATALSASATTRLVNRLEDRGLLTRILCADDRRGIYTELTDSGSKLLAEARPVHDATLERTLAEAQQVPELAPLVDALPRLHAGV, encoded by the coding sequence ATGGGGATCAAGGACGACGCCGTGGAGGTTCGCGCCCAGGGGTGGCGCACCTTGGCGGCCCTGCACGGGCTGATTGAGGCGGAGCTGGAACGGTCTCTGCAGGGGCAGGCGCAGCTTTCCGTCGTCGAATACACCGTGCTCGACGCCCTCAGCCGGCAGGACGGGTGGCACATGCGCATGCAGCAGCTGGCGCGGGCCACGGCCCTGAGTGCCAGTGCGACGACCCGCCTCGTGAACCGGCTGGAGGACCGCGGCCTGCTGACCCGCATCCTCTGCGCGGACGACCGCCGCGGCATCTACACCGAACTCACCGACAGCGGAAGCAAGCTGCTGGCAGAAGCACGGCCGGTCCACGACGCCACGCTGGAACGGACCCTCGCCGAAGCGCAGCAGGTGCCGGAGCTGGCGCCCCTGGTGGACGCCCTCCCCCGGCTCCACGCCGGCGTCTAA
- a CDS encoding sugar phosphate isomerase/epimerase, translated as MKIALDPTPFHHSHSLLEFPRVVADLGYKYMQMTPHPDFIPFYNHPKADDELVGQLKKACTDAGIEVASILPVLRWSGPDEDAREAAVRYWKRAIQIAVDLGVSTMNTEFSGRPELAEESERAFYRSMEELLPIIEREGIDLLIDPHPDDFVEEGLAAIRVIRGLNSKNVGMVYVASHSFHMKNSPLDIMRAAGDKLRLVHVADTMDHHASHGLRYITNPPGNAVRVHQHLKIGDGDVNWDEFFGGLKEIGFLDRDDTVMVSSVFAENENAEEVSRFQLDTMKQYVQKVSV; from the coding sequence GTGAAAATCGCCCTTGATCCCACCCCCTTCCACCACAGCCACAGCCTGCTGGAATTCCCCAGGGTGGTGGCGGACCTCGGCTACAAGTACATGCAGATGACGCCGCACCCGGATTTCATTCCCTTCTACAACCACCCCAAGGCCGACGACGAACTGGTGGGACAGCTGAAGAAGGCGTGTACCGACGCCGGAATCGAAGTCGCGTCCATCCTGCCGGTGCTCCGGTGGTCCGGCCCGGACGAGGACGCCCGTGAGGCAGCAGTGCGCTACTGGAAGCGCGCCATCCAGATCGCCGTTGACCTGGGCGTGAGCACGATGAACACCGAGTTCAGCGGCCGGCCGGAACTGGCAGAGGAATCCGAGCGAGCGTTCTACCGCTCCATGGAGGAACTGCTCCCCATCATCGAGCGCGAAGGCATCGACCTGCTCATCGACCCGCACCCGGACGACTTCGTGGAAGAAGGCCTTGCCGCGATCCGCGTCATTCGCGGGCTGAACTCGAAGAACGTCGGCATGGTCTACGTGGCCTCCCACAGCTTCCACATGAAGAACTCGCCGCTGGACATCATGCGCGCGGCGGGGGACAAGCTCCGTCTGGTCCACGTTGCCGACACCATGGACCACCACGCCTCGCACGGACTGCGCTACATCACCAACCCGCCGGGCAACGCCGTCCGGGTGCACCAGCACCTGAAGATCGGCGACGGCGACGTGAACTGGGATGAGTTCTTCGGCGGCCTGAAGGAAATCGGGTTCCTCGACCGGGACGACACCGTGATGGTGTCCAGCGTCTTCGCCGAAAACGAGAATGCCGAGGAGGTTTCCCGCTTCCAGCTGGACACCATGAAGCAGTACGTGCAGAAGGTCAGCGTATGA